A DNA window from Candidatus Saccharibacteria bacterium oral taxon 955 contains the following coding sequences:
- a CDS encoding NAD-dependent epimerase/dehydratase family protein: MSEKIIVTGVNGFVGEHVVDTFKEDGFEVVGIGSDNNPNEKVAHKLDTYVSCNLLDVDSVNNIDLNNARAIIHLAGLSAVSRSFDQAQRYISDNAVMTYNLLDHAKTSNMQGRAIVVSSGALYDPNQPLPISEESATSPTSPYAIGKLASEHVVDYFRNRGLDAVIARPFNHIGPGQKEGFILPDIYAQLSSVGSGGEIQVGNLNTRRDYTDVRDIVAGYKALALADSLDHRLYNICSGKSLSGKDILALVERIGNYTDIKVSIDPSKIRPSDIMDIYGDSSRIRKELGWQPQYDIEQTIADFIADSSRDK, translated from the coding sequence ATGTCCGAAAAAATTATCGTTACTGGTGTAAATGGATTTGTTGGCGAACATGTCGTCGACACATTTAAGGAAGATGGGTTTGAGGTTGTCGGTATAGGCTCTGACAATAACCCAAACGAAAAAGTTGCCCATAAATTAGATACTTATGTGTCGTGTAACCTTCTTGATGTCGACTCAGTAAATAACATAGATCTAAATAACGCCCGTGCAATTATTCATCTCGCTGGCTTGTCTGCTGTAAGTCGATCATTTGACCAAGCTCAACGATATATCTCTGACAATGCTGTTATGACCTACAACCTGCTAGATCATGCAAAAACTAGCAATATGCAGGGCCGCGCTATTGTTGTAAGTAGTGGCGCTCTATACGATCCAAACCAACCACTACCGATAAGCGAAGAGTCAGCTACTAGCCCAACTTCACCATACGCAATCGGTAAACTAGCCAGTGAGCATGTCGTTGATTACTTCCGTAATCGCGGTCTAGATGCTGTTATTGCTAGACCCTTTAATCATATCGGGCCGGGCCAGAAGGAAGGCTTCATCCTGCCGGATATCTACGCCCAACTATCTTCCGTTGGTAGTGGCGGTGAAATACAGGTCGGAAATCTCAATACAAGACGCGACTATACCGACGTACGTGATATCGTCGCCGGATACAAAGCCCTTGCCCTTGCCGACTCCCTCGATCACAGGCTTTACAATATCTGCTCAGGCAAGAGCCTATCGGGCAAAGACATTCTCGCACTCGTCGAAAGAATAGGGAACTACACCGACATAAAAGTATCGATTGACCCTTCAAAAATTCGCCCATCAGACATCATGGACATATACGGCGATTCATCGAGGATCCGTAAAGAACTCGGTTGGCAGCCTCAATATGATATTGAGCAGACGATTGCTGACTTTATAGCAGACTCGTCGCGCGACAAATAA
- the gmd gene encoding GDP-mannose 4,6-dehydratase — MSEVKRALITGIAGQDAGHLAKLLHEKGYEVYGTLRGQLEASHPRYQEVTKEFPYVKIVLADLTDISAMTKAIQEIKPDEVYNLAAISHVGYSFRNPLMTADVTGKAVLSVLEAIRMAGLEKTTRFYQASTSEMFGGTAYNRPEAGYNESSAFHPRSPYGVAKLYGYWITKNYRESYDMFAVSGILFNHEGERRGPEFVTRKISQAVARIKHGKQEYIELGNLDAMRDWGYAGDYVEGMWRMLQQDTPNDYVLATGETHSIREFCELAFKEVGMELTWRGEGENEEGVDQNGVVRIKINPDFYRPAEVDLLLGDPSRAEKELGWERQVDFPGLVKLMVEHDLEREG, encoded by the coding sequence ATGTCAGAAGTAAAACGTGCACTTATTACAGGTATTGCGGGACAGGATGCTGGGCATCTTGCGAAGCTTCTTCACGAAAAAGGCTATGAGGTGTATGGTACGCTTCGCGGACAGCTTGAAGCTAGCCACCCACGTTATCAGGAGGTTACCAAAGAGTTTCCGTATGTCAAAATTGTACTAGCAGATTTGACGGATATCTCGGCGATGACAAAGGCGATCCAGGAGATAAAGCCTGATGAAGTCTATAACCTAGCAGCAATTAGCCACGTTGGTTATTCGTTCCGAAACCCATTGATGACGGCTGATGTTACTGGCAAGGCTGTCTTGTCAGTGCTTGAGGCGATTCGAATGGCGGGTCTCGAAAAAACAACCCGCTTCTATCAGGCGTCGACGTCAGAGATGTTCGGCGGTACGGCCTACAACCGTCCAGAGGCGGGCTATAACGAGAGCTCAGCCTTTCACCCGCGTAGTCCATACGGTGTCGCTAAGCTTTATGGCTACTGGATAACAAAGAACTACCGCGAAAGCTACGATATGTTTGCGGTTAGTGGTATCTTGTTTAATCACGAAGGCGAGCGACGCGGTCCTGAGTTTGTGACAAGGAAGATCAGCCAGGCGGTAGCTCGCATCAAGCACGGTAAGCAGGAGTATATCGAGCTTGGTAATCTAGATGCGATGCGTGATTGGGGATATGCGGGTGATTACGTAGAAGGAATGTGGCGGATGCTTCAGCAGGATACGCCAAATGACTACGTTCTTGCAACAGGTGAGACACACTCAATTCGTGAATTTTGTGAACTCGCCTTTAAGGAAGTGGGGATGGAATTAACTTGGCGTGGTGAAGGCGAAAATGAAGAGGGTGTTGATCAGAACGGTGTTGTTCGTATCAAGATCAACCCTGATTTTTACCGCCCTGCAGAGGTAGATCTACTCCTCGGTGATCCATCACGAGCTGAAAAAGAGCTTGGTTGGGAGCGTCAAGTAGACTTCCCTGGACTTGTTAAGTTGATGGTTGAACACGATCTAGAGCGCGAAGGGTAA